A genomic region of Bactrocera dorsalis isolate Fly_Bdor chromosome 3, ASM2337382v1, whole genome shotgun sequence contains the following coding sequences:
- the LOC105227675 gene encoding transmembrane protein 131 homolog isoform X1, whose amino-acid sequence MSRPSSLAWVLMLLLSRVAGDIGSSEKHPLNSSTELPSVLETLTPVTDATNDELQRSLRFEPPLVDFGEACPVGTARAYTVTLLNQNVNRSVYLTSVSGRTPMFYSSFFEAKVVPPQGNTTFNVVFLPRMHGIVATDLLIHTSFGQARLQVRGKGRDCPYRLKPLVGIKAPLNATLTPEIQMYNPHSKPLQILEVYSSGGLFQLELPSGGQEGPQTLWEIPPYETKSVIRIRFHARTVGNHTAYIRIKISNQVEEGIGDTVGTGGNVLVIPVEFEILPLHGLYADNPVINFGRFSTKDGEDLIRDSSVKPIQFKLHLHSSHMRQQYELLDFTLRNISGLTFDPKDGVVILEADAFDSTTILDELMTIKSVPREPLQDSVTQSTQEFTILIRAELFKGSLHYDSNSTTFITQATLGTRGGNKRTLVLRNDYETPLALLNVSLPQEDIGSQALRAQFSSDYLDAIADGASGSLVLPAGGSLALLQLQMINSSMTYKASLHVSTNITHIKVPLVVCGGRLHVSTYDTARIQADGPYNVDLNLGAIPLAETSHDGYIVLRNRNPLPVKLTTWNFQSPQGVYFHTTFRGCLRPSSLRALRNATLKLESAKFKLCTQLEEDDVAVFQVTIQSYITEQHQCTLKIWTAYEEITTTVRFRTWIGKLEVDQEQLYFNNCFPGKQCSAELAIRSTFQHSIHITSINFTDAGLHFEDYNVNGSTIEGNAMTKVGRIHVNPSLFCQNRCYIQQDGRTNSLAFPAPSNTRGGLNNNLHFDETELRRRTELFRHLKYDFQNIVFTLNSHELRRFLLQLIIDIEWPKFVTEKPVLPTIEVGKSHEVQVLLSNPADTPVLVDYFLADPSYAKETQLSLPLEVVDIVPHCYLTDKEVFSLPRGAPRQPVLLHPHASLPVTVRLKAPVADSYCTLLHIRNNLTLYEAVWVSAKVVESDFRLGNRKPGSNVSLTFNFTEKHFSICNPSSTHQHTLSSHNGVRAIKYPLLKRKFTARNTGEIPIWIETFQIGDQICSGYGFKIVDCNSFALKANETKKIEIIFTPDFTMNRIMVPLKIHTNLSYNVEYTIVAQLPPGTIDQCSVLIERPPWEERIRNTAIVVLATTFVFVLIAAHIDYDNILHSQTALYEARDKGSVHPTFNLRNIALKAQAATHATEDEPQTVSRSAANVQQTRCGANHPQQPKGSTSSSSGSSGSSGTGNNGVKKRSFKRQNHLSGNATSSRVSLPWSLDLNVFKSSVPPTKPTSDSDKTNPSSGINGGYPTSGNENSGKKSSSALTQPKSNTHSDKLDRSNSGGSTNNSNTAGKKQQTQVSTTQPQVQTSPPKQQQPRGARKSKNTVTVSVQIGEKTDKEPPIVAAVNQKAQGNNPGSTKNTRSNTNKSNVGEAMNHINVKSNVPDIPSSTVPISIPSPSIKDVGAQSSATGAKYGKTPGRERRKDVQNASSTNIGNDVALPNCPSSSANASRRAERRSRQRAANALRTLNFGDASITAGAATRTRPTNGNDNGGLGGGGAAGGMGGLMGCLSSPWDTCSQATFSDVLQAQPISVLTKNASKANDKCNLDISDSKSAFFFVDKEKGMTEHESDFTSKEVQQQTQPFGQTSGDSALDKAALTNSTELGPIGSKKSPSSTPVWEPVNSSSSSSGSSNHSGNGLQIPKPIVSTGDCSFFSDLLTTYEYDGNSQLRGMDAELYEIKKARNEYFEYIYNLRQQQLQAQVQAHVQAQQQHQQQQQLMQGVDWARLNSRTWSPMAYLGQHDTPSLNSAALPTTVTNASPCAALISGLSAPVVGGSNTGTTSWPIGAALSSTSSVVNGSGGPTIIRPPPGLESNFQGINNNTQTMTQPQQQSLNVSSTDTGATITADMQTFDPFSSLSSIWSDSWQKRDNSNNSNTNNGNMK is encoded by the exons ATGTCACGACCTTCGTCACTCGCATGGGTACTCATGTTACTCCTAAGTCGCGTAGCCGGCGATATAGGTAGCAGTGAAAAACATCCGTTAAATTCCTCAACTGAGCTACCTTCTGTGTTGGAGACTTTAACGCCTGTCACAGACGCAACTAATGATGAGCTTCAGCGAAGTCTGCGCTTCGAACCTCCATTGGTTGACTTTGGTGAAGCGTGTCCTGTAGGTACTGCCCGAGCATACACAGTTACACTTTTGAATCAGAATGTCAATCGTAGCGTGTACTTGACATCAGTGTCTGGGCGCACACCTATGTTCTATTCGAGTTTTTTTGAGGCAAAAGTTGTACCACCGCAGGGTAATACCACATTTAATGTGGTATTTTTACCCCGTATGCACGGTATTGTTGCCACTGATCTCCTAATTCACACATCATTCGGACAAGCACGATTGCAAGTTCGTGGCAAGGGTCGAGACTGTCCGTATAGACTTAAGCCTTTGGTGGGGATTAAGGCTCCACTTAATGCAACACTTACACCtgaaatacaaatgtataatcCACATAGTAAACCACTTCAAATACTTGAG GTTTATAGCAGTGGAGGTCTGTTCCAATTAGAACTGCCGAGTGGTGGGCAAGAAGGACCGCAAACTTTATGGGAGATACCGCCATATGAAACGAAATCTGTTATTCGAATACGTTTTCATGCTCGAACCGTTGGTAATCATACGGCTTATATacgtataaaaatatcaaatcagGTTGAAGAAGGCATTGGTGATACAGTGGGTACAGGGGGAAATGTGTTGGTAATACCAGTCGAGTTTGAAATTTTACCATTACACGGATTATATGCAGATAATCCCGTTATCAACTTCGGTCGTTTTTCAACAAAAGATGGGGAGGATCTAATCCGGGACAGCAGCGTGAAACCGATTCAGTTTAAGTTAcatttacacagttcgcatatGCGTCAACAGTACGAGTTACTCGACTTTACGCTTCGTAATATATCTGGGCTGACATTCGATCCAAAGGATGGAGTAGTCATTCTAGAGGCAGATGCCTTTGATAGCACAACAATATTGGACGAGCTGATGACTATAAAGAGTGTACCCCGAGAGCCACTTCAGGACAGCGTCACTCAGTCAACGCAAGAATTTACGATACTGATTCGAGCAGAACTATTCAAGGGTTCGCTACACTATGATAGTAATTCTACCACATTTATAACACAAGCTACACTTGGTACGCGGGGCGGCAATAAGCGCACCTTAGTGCTACGTAATGATTACGAAACTCCTCTGGCATTGCTTAATGTAAGCCTACCACAGGAAGATATAGGCAGTCAAGCGTTACGTGCACAGTTTAGTAGTGACTACCTTGATGCGATAGCTGACGGTGCATCAGGCTCCTTGGTACTGCCAGCGGGTGGATCTTTAGCACTGCTCCAACTTCAGATGATTAATTCAAGCATGACATATAAAGCTAGTTTACATGTATCTACTAATATTACACATATTAAAGTGCCACTGGTAGTTTGTGGTGGCCGTTTGCATGTCTCCACTTATGATACAGCGCGCATACAAGCTGATGGGCCATATAACGTTGATCTCAATTTAGGAGCAATTCCGCTGGCAGAGACATCACATGACGGTTACATTGTGTTGCGCAATCGCAATCCATTACCTGTCAAGCTGACCACTTGGAACTTTCAATCGCCTCAAGGTGTCTACTTTCATACCACTTTCCGAGGATGTTTACGACCGTCTTCATTGCGAGCGTTACGTAATGCAACGCTTAAGTTGGAGAGTGCAAAATTCAAGTTATGCACTCAATTGGAGGAAGATGATGTTGCTGTTTTTCAAGTAACGATACAATCGTACATAACCGAGCAACATCAATGCACCCTAAAAATATGGACTGCTTATGAGGAGATCACTACAACGGTACGTTTTCGTACATGGATCGGCAAATTGGAGGTGGATCAAGAGCAGCTTTATTTCAATAACTGCTTTCcg GGAAAACAATGTTCAGCAGAACTAGCAATACGCTCCACATTTCAGCACTCCATACACATTACTTCTATAAATTTCACTGATGCCGGGTTACATTTCGAGGATTACAACGTCAACGGGTCGACGATCGAAGGCAATGCTATGACTAAGGTGGGTCGGATTCACGTCAATCCATCATTGTTTTGCCAAAATCGATGCTATATACAGCAAGATGGTCGAACTAACAGTCTGGCCTTCCCGGCACCATCAAACACGCGTGGTGGCCTTAACAACAATTTACATTTTGACGAGACGGAGTTACGGCGACGAACCGAGTTGTTTCGCCACCTAAAGTACGACtttcaaaacattgtttttacaCTGAATAGCCATGAGTTGCGGCGATTCCTGTTACAGTTGATTATTGACATTGAGTGGCCGAAGTTCGTCACTGAGAAACCAGTACTGCCGACTATAGAAGTGGGTAAATCTCACGAAGTACAGGTGTTACTTAGTAATCCGGCAGACACGCCGGTATTAGTAGATTACTTCCTCGCTGATCCATCATATGCGAAAGAGACGCAGCTGTCACTGCCACTCGAAGTAGTGGATATCGTGCCACATTGCTACTTAACCGATAAAGAAGTATTTTCTTTGCCAAGAGGTGCGCCACGTCAACCGGTACTTCTCCACCCACACGCGAGTTTACCAGTAACAGTTCGTTTAAAAGCACCTGTGGCAGATAGTTATTGTACATTGTTACACATAAGAAATAATCTGACACTCTACGAAGCAGTTTGGGTTAGCGCGAAGGTGGTAGAGTCTGACTTCCGTCTGGGAAATCGTAAGCCCGGTTCAAATGTATCgctaacatttaattttactgaaaaacATTTCTCGATTTGTAATCCATCTTCCACGCACCAACACACGCTTAGCAGCCACAATGGAGTTAGGGCCATCAAGTATCCATTATTGAAACGGAAGTTCACTGCGAGAAACACTGGCGAAATTCCAATTTGGATAGAGACATTTCAAATTGGTGATCAAATATGCTCTGGTTATGGTTTCAAAATAGTGGATTGCAACAGTTTTGCACTGAAGGCGAATGAGACGAAAAAGATTGAGATTATATTTACGCCCGATTTTACGATGAATCGCATTATGGTACCATTGAAGATACATACCAATCTCTCTTACAATGTGGAGTATACAATAGTCGCCCAACTGCCACCGGGCACAATCGATCAATGTTCCGTCTTGATAGAACGCCCCCCATGGGAAGAGCGCATACGCAATACGGCAATCGTGGTTTTGGCTACtacatttgtttttgtcttGATTGCCGCTCATATTGACTATGACAACATATTGCATAGTCAGACGGCTCTCTATGAAGCGCGTGACAAGGGTTCTGTGCACCCGACATTTAATCTGCGCAATATTGCGCTGAAGGCGCAAGCAGCCACACATGCAACCGAAGATGAACCGCAAACGGTCAGTAGATCAGCAGCGAATGTACAGCAAACGCGATGTGGTGCTAATCATCCACAACAACCGAAAGGTAGTACGAGTAGCAGCAGTGGCAGTAGTGGTAGCAGCGGCACCGGAAATAATGGTGTAAAGAAACGTAGTTTTAAGCGACAAAACCACTTGAGCGGTAACGCAACGTCGTCCCGTGTAAGTTTACCGTGGTCACTGGACTTGAATGTTTTCAAGAGCAGTGTTCCACCGACGAAACCCACAAGTGACAGCGATAAAACTAACCCCAGCAGTGGCATAAATGGGGGTTACCCGACGTCTGGTAATGAAAATAGTGGTAAGAAAAGTTCATCAGCACTAACGCAGCCCAAATCAAATACGCACAGTGATAAATTAGACAGAAGCAACAGTGGAGGTAGTacgaacaacagcaacaccgcTGGAAAGAAACAGCAAACACAAGTGTCGACAACACAACCGCAGGTGCAAACTTCGCCGCCTAAACAGCAGCAGCCACGCGGGGCGCGGAAGTCAAAAAATACGGTTACTGTTTCAGTGCAAATAGGCGAAAAAACTGATAAAGAGCCGCCAATCGTCGCTGCTGTTAATCAAAAGGCACAAGGTAACAACCCTGGTAGCACAAAAAATACACGCAGTAATACCAACAAGTCTAACGTCGGCGAAGCGATGAATCATATAAATGTGAAGAGCAACGTGCCTGATATTCCATCTAGTACTGTACCAATTTCAATACCCTCTCCGTCCATTAAAGATGTGGGCGCGCAAAGTTCTGCAACCGGTGCGAAGTATGGGAAGACACCAGGTCGAGAGCGTCGCAAAGACGTACAAAACGCAAGCTCAACCAATATTGGAAATGATGTTGCTCTTCCGAATTGTCCTTCATCGTCGGCGAATGCATCTCGACGGGCTGAACGTAGAAGTCGTCAACGTGCAGCAAACGCATTGCGAACACTTAATTTCGGCGATGCATCAATAACTGCTGGTGCGGCAACGCGCACTAGGCCTACGAATGGAAATGACAATGGTGGTCTCGGTGGGGGCGGTGCAGCCGGTGGAATGGGTGGTTTAATGGGATGCTTAAGTTCTCCATGGGATACTTGTAGTCAGGCTACTTTCAGTGACGTATTGCAAGCACAGCCCATCAGTGTGCTGACTAAAAATGCATCTAAAGCAAACGATAAATGTAATTTGGATATTAGTGATAGCAAATCAGCTTTCTTTTTTGTGGACAAAGAGAAGGGAATGACAGAACATGAATCAGATTTTACTAGCAAAGAGGTGCAACAACAAACGCAGCCTTTTGGGCAAACCTCAGGAGATTCAGCTTTGGATAAGGCGGCTCTTACGAATTCTACTGAACTCGGTCCGATTGGCTCGAAAAAATCGCCTTCCTCTACTCCTGTCTGGGAGCCAGTTAACAGTAGCAGTAGCAGCAGCGGAAGTAGCAACCATAGTGGCAATGGTCTTCAAATTCCAAAGCCGATTGTCTCTACTGGGGACTGCAGTTTTTTCTCCGATCTTTTAACCACTTACGAATATGATGGAAACAGTCAGCTTAGAG gAATGGACGCAGAActctatgaaataaaaaaggcaCGAAACGaatatttcgaatatatttacaatttacgaCAGCAGCAGTTACAAGCTCAAGTGCAGGCACATGTTCAAGCgcagcagcaacatcaacagcagcagcaattgATGCAAGGGGTCGATTGGGCAAGACTCAACTCGCGCACTTGGTCACCAATGGCATATTTAGGACAGCATGACACTCCAAGTCTAAATAGCGCTGCTCTACCTACAACAGTTACAAATGCATCTCCCTGTGCTGCATTGATTAGTGGTTTAAGTGCTCCCGTAGTTGGTGGTAGTAATACCGGAACAACATCTTGGCCAATTGGCGCAGCTCTCTCATCAACTAGCAGTGTTGTCAATGGCAGTGGTGGCCCCACTATTATACGTCCGCCGCCAGGTCTGGAAAGCAACTTTCAGGGTATTAATAACAATACTCAAACAATGacgcaaccacaacaacaatcatTAAATGTTTCGTCAACTGATACAGGTGCTACCATCACAGCCGATATGCAGACATTCGATCCATTTAGTTCGCTGAGCTCTATATGGTCAGACAGCTGGCAGAAACGCGACAATAGTAATAACAGCAATACGAACAATGGTAACATGAAGTAA